A window of the Microscilla marina ATCC 23134 genome harbors these coding sequences:
- a CDS encoding amidohydrolase family protein, translated as MKNLIILILTTFLFAQCNGQNKYDPDTNNNQKFKERYAKKRPKGSPTQMGFQEYNPASTLIVPEHTPTQAKYPFIDVHNHQWRMGNQDLIALAAKMTALNMKVMVNLSGRGWNRNGDSFLAKVMNNVKTSKHKNRFIVFTNISFKGIDDPDWTNTTVAQLERDVKKYGVNGLKIYKNLGLTAKDSKGKRIAVNDPRLDAVWAKCGELGIPVLIHTGEPFQFWLPRDSRNERWLELKQKPGRYRNPKKFPSWEAVIQEQHYIFKKHKNTKFINAHLGWMGNDLNRLGKLLDECPNVYTEIGAVLAELGRQPRFARKWLTKYQDRVMFGKDTWKPKEYAVYFRVLETEDEYFDYYRKRHAHWKMYGLNLSDQVLKKLYYKNALKVIPNIDKSLFPKD; from the coding sequence ATGAAAAACCTGATCATATTGATTTTGACCACTTTTTTGTTTGCCCAGTGTAATGGGCAAAATAAGTATGACCCTGACACCAACAACAATCAAAAGTTTAAAGAAAGGTATGCTAAAAAACGTCCTAAAGGTTCACCTACCCAAATGGGGTTTCAAGAGTACAACCCAGCATCTACCTTGATAGTGCCCGAACATACACCTACCCAAGCCAAGTACCCCTTTATTGATGTGCATAATCATCAGTGGCGCATGGGTAACCAGGATTTGATTGCTTTGGCGGCAAAAATGACAGCACTGAATATGAAAGTAATGGTAAACCTAAGCGGACGTGGCTGGAACCGAAATGGAGATAGTTTTTTGGCAAAAGTGATGAACAATGTCAAGACCTCCAAACACAAAAATAGATTCATTGTATTTACTAATATTAGCTTTAAAGGAATAGACGACCCTGATTGGACCAACACTACAGTAGCCCAGCTTGAGCGCGATGTGAAAAAGTATGGAGTGAATGGACTTAAAATTTACAAAAACCTGGGGCTTACCGCCAAAGATAGTAAAGGCAAACGCATTGCGGTAAATGACCCTCGTTTGGATGCAGTGTGGGCAAAGTGTGGAGAGTTGGGGATTCCGGTGCTCATTCATACCGGAGAGCCCTTTCAGTTTTGGTTGCCACGCGACAGCCGCAACGAGCGTTGGCTGGAGTTGAAACAAAAACCAGGGCGTTACCGCAATCCTAAAAAATTTCCTTCGTGGGAAGCGGTCATACAAGAGCAGCATTACATTTTCAAAAAACATAAAAATACCAAGTTTATCAACGCTCACCTGGGCTGGATGGGCAACGACTTGAATCGCTTAGGTAAGTTGCTCGACGAATGCCCCAATGTGTATACTGAAATAGGGGCGGTACTTGCCGAACTAGGCAGGCAACCTCGCTTTGCCCGCAAGTGGCTCACCAAATACCAAGACCGGGTAATGTTTGGCAAAGATACCTGGAAGCCCAAAGAGTACGCCGTGTATTTTAGGGTGTTAGAAACCGAAGACGAATACTTTGACTACTACCGTAAGCGCCACGCTCACTGGAAAATGTATGGGCTTAATTTATCCGATCAGGTCTTAAAAAAACTTTATTATAAAAATGCCTTAAAGGTGATTCCGAACATAGATAAATCTCTTTTCCCTAAAGACTAA